From Juglans regia cultivar Chandler chromosome 8, Walnut 2.0, whole genome shotgun sequence, the proteins below share one genomic window:
- the LOC108983365 gene encoding receptor-like protein 43 produces MKMQFLLSLLLLCLLHVHPTLSGRYLLLEHKALLSFKSSITDDPQSALSTWNASTSHCNWEGITCHPSLRRVTALKLVHLQLSGTLSPDLAHLSFLSELSVSLNQLSGAIPTELSSLSALRVLDLSYNRFHGAIPEFIGDMPELEELSLWENNFTGIIPQRLGKNGKLQLLDLSWNKLTGTLPPDMCFGNRLETLNTEENLLVGPIPNSLGRCESLSEIQMGHNFLNGSMPRDLFGLPNLSIVMLQNNRLTGKFPISSRNNSQLRALDISDNKIHGELPSWIWRLPDLQFLNLSQNCLETLDVNLNSQTSQPMLNIVDLHSNQLKGQLSTIPLGFRHRVPRSGYDSMARPFFFFSVSRNKFDGTIPTSLCNAAYLNALDLSYNHLTGMIPKCLIEKSKYLKVMDLGGNNLTGVIPDSFSDFCSLKALVLNGNQLEGELPKSLAKCNTELEVLDVGNNHIQDTFPCHLKNIDTLRVLILRSNQFYGSVNCLDANTTWSNLQILDLASNHFVGMFSIRYFSSWKAMMGTENKTGSEFEDLQYITPVLTYQITVNVTLKGQDLELVKIRTIYTSLDLSCNSFDGHIPAEIGEFKALYALNLSHNAFTGQIPQALGKLTALESLDLSSNKLIGEIPLQLADGLKFLSTLNLSFNQLVGKIPQIKQFHTFTESSFEGNIGLCDFPLKEKCIHEELGPSPPPFKESHWNSIDWEFLSVELGFFFGLGISIGPLIFWKRWREHYYKHVYDIVFKMLPRAYISIENQRRRASRNQGRQA; encoded by the coding sequence atgaaaatgcaaTTCCTCCTTTCGCTTCTGCTTCTGTGCCTCCTCCACGTCCATCCAACCCTCTCTGGCAGATACCTCCTCCTGGAACACAAAGCCCTCCTCTCCTTCAAATCCTCCATCACTGATGACCCACAATCAGCTCTTTCTACGTGGAATGCCTCCACTAGCCACTGCAACTGGGAGGGTATCACGTGCCACCCTTCCCTTCGCCGCGTGACCGCCCTCAAGCTGGTTCACCTTCAACTCTCTGGTACTCTCTCCCCGGACCTAGCTCATCTCAGTTTCCTGTCCGAACTCTCTGTCTCCCTTAATCAGCTCTCCGGGGCCATCCCCACCGAGCTCTCTTCCCTCTCTGCCCTCCGCGTCCTCGATCTCTCATATAATCGCTTCCACGGCGCTATTCCTGAGTTTATTGGTGACATGCCGGAGCTGGAGGAGTTGAGTTTGTGGGAGAACAACTTTACTGGGATTATTCCTCAGAGGCTAGGAAAGAATGGGAAGCTTCAGCTTCTTGATCTTTCATGGAATAAACTGACTGGTACTCTGCCTCCTGATATGTGTTTTGGGAATCGGCTTGAGACTCTGAATACTGAGGAAAATTTATTGGTCGGTCCAATCCCGAACTCACTCGGGAGGTGCGAGTCGCTGTCTGAGATCCAAATGGGGCACAACTTTCTCAACGGTTCAATGCCAAGAGACCTTTTCGGTTTGCCCAATCTCAGCATTGTGATGCTGCAGAATAACCGTCTGACCGGGAAGTTTCCCATTTCCTCAAGAAATAATTCTCAATTGAGGGCACTAGATATTTCTGACAACAAGATTCATGGGGAGCTACCTAGTTGGATCTGGAGACTTCCCGATCTTCAGTTTTTGAATCTTTCTCAAAATTGTCTAGAGACTCTAGATGTGAATTTAAACTCACAGACTTCCCAACCCATGTTGAATATCGTAGACCTTCACTCCAACCAGCTCAAAGGGCAACTTTCAACTATCCCACTGGGTTTTCGACACCGAGTCCCGCGCTCAGGTTACGACAGTATGGCGAggcccttttttttcttctctgtttcaAGGAATAAATTTGACGGGACTATTCCTACGTCACTATGCAATGCTGCCTATCTTAATGCTCTAGACTTGTCCTATAATCACTTGACTGGCATGATTCCCAAATGCTTAATTGAAAAGAGTAAATATCTAAAGGTGATGGATTTAGGGGGAAACAACCTTACTGGCGTAATTCCCGATTCCTTTTCAGACTTCTGTAGTTTAAAAGCTTTGGTTCTGAATGGAAATCAACTAGAAGGAGAGCTACCAAAATCCTTGGCCAAGTGCAATACAGAGTTGGAGGTTTTGGACGTCGGGAACAACCACATTCAGGATACCTTCCCATGTCATTTGAAGAACATAGACACATTGAGAGTCCTTATTTTGCGATCTAACCAATTTTATGGGTCTGTTAATTGTCTAGACGCTAATACCACTTGGTCCAACCTACAAATTTTAGACCTGGCCTCAAACCATTTTGTTGGTATGTTTTCAATACGTTACTTTTCTAGCTGGAAGGCAATGATGGGAACTGAAAATAAGACTGGATCTGAGTTTGAAGATCTCCAATATATAACGCCAGTTCTCACCTATCAAATTACGGTAAATGTTACATTAAAAGGTCAAGATTTGGAGTTAGTGAAGATCCGAACTATCTACACTTCACTTGACCTGTCGTGCAACAGTTTTGATGGACATATACCTGCAGAAATAGGAGAATTCAAAGCCCTATATGCCCTCAACTTATCTCACAATGCTTTTACAGGTCAAATCCCACAAGCTTTAGGAAAGTTGACTGCTCTTGAGTCACTAGACTTGTCGAGCAACAAGCTCATTGGAGAGATTCCTCTCCAACTTGCAGATGGACTTAAGTTCCTGTCAACCCTTAACCTTTCCTTCAATCAATTGGTGGGAAAGATTCCACAGATCAAACAATTTCATACATTTACAGAAAGTTCATTCGAAGGAAATATAGGATTGTGTGACTTTCCTctgaaagaaaaatgcataCATGAAGAATTAGGACCATCACCTCCTCCATTTAAAGAATCTCATTGGAATTCAATTGATTGGGAATTCTTAAGTGtagaattgggattttttttcgGCTTGGGGATTTCTATTGGACCTCTTATATTTTGGAAGAGATGGAGGGAACACTACTATAAACATGTCTACGACATTGTTTTTAAGATGTTACCTCGGGCATACATAAGCATAGAAAATCAACGTAGGCGAGCATCCAGGAATCAAGGACGGCAAGCATGA